AAATCAGGTAAGCGGTTTTTCCTGGGGCCATCCAAACAGCAGCGTAGTTTGTGAAGTGGAAAACGAGGGCATTCCATATCTCGTTGAACCAATCCATCCCCCAGAAGGCAAGTCCAGCGAATACAGCCCTGTAATTTTTCTGATGAATTTCGCTGGCGTAGATGTAAATCACTACCAGCAGAAGGGTTATTACATACCATTGAAACTGGGATGCATCCCTCAATATTGCCAAGGCCTCGTTTGCTGCTTGCGTTGGCATGTCACTAATTTTATCCTTAATATTTAAATCTTTCCTTTAATATTTCTTCGAAACAAATTTCTATCCACCCACAAATTGATACCATGTACTTCATAACGTCCAACGAGGGAAAGTTCAGGGAAGTAAGAGAGATGGCCTCAAAGTACGGAATCGAGATAGAGTGGCTGAAGATGGAGTACATTGAGCCGCAGGGAAGCAGTCTGGAGGAGATTGCAAGGCTTAGTGCTGAGATGCTGGCTGAGAAGGTGGAGGGGGAGTTCGTAATTGAGGACAGCGGTCTGTTCGTTGAGGCTTTGAAGGGCTTTCCCGGGCCCTACTCAAGCTACGTTTTCAAAACCATCGGCAACGAGGGGATTCTTAAGCTCATGGAAGGCGTTGAGAACAGAAAAGCCTACTTCATGGCTGTCGTAGCCTACTTTGACGGCAAGGAGGTGAGAACCTTCACCGGCAAGGTGGAGGGGGAAATCTCCAGAGAAATGCGGGGAACTCAGGGCTTCGGCTACGACCCCATCTTCCTCTACGGCAATAAAACCTTCGCAGAAATGGCAACCGAGGAGAAGAACCAAGTTTCCCACAGAAGAAAGGCCTTCGAGGAGTTTTTCAGATGGCTTAAGGAGAATAAAATTTAAAAAATTTATTCTTCAGAATCCTCCTCTCCTCCGCTCTCTCCCTCTGGTCCCTTCTCCTTCTCCAGTCCCTTTGCAGCAATGACGTCGTCGATTCTCAGAATCATTATTGCCACTTCTGTAGCGCTTGTGATTGCCTGAGTCTTGACCTTCAGCGGCTCAAGGACTCCCCTCTCCTTCATGCAGGCTACTTCTCCGCTGAACACATCCACACCGTAGGTGGTCTTGCCCTCTTCATGGGCCTTTCTCAGCTCGACAAGAATGTCGATTGGGTCAAGCCCTGAGTTCTCGGCGAGGGCCCTTGGAATAACCTCTAAGGCTGATGCAAAGGCCTCAGCTGCCAGCTGCTCTCTTCCGCCAAGCGTTGGTGCCCAGTCTCTTATCTTGAGGGCAACCTCTATTTCAGGTGCTCCACCACCAGCAACGACCTTACCGCTCTCGAGGGCGGTCTTGACGACCTTGATGGCATCCTGCAAGCTCCTCTCGACCTCATCCACAACGTGCTCGCTGCCGCCCCTGATCAGTATCGTCACGGCCTTGGGGTTCTTGCAGCCCTCGATGAAGACCATCTTCTCGTCGCCAACCTTCCTCTCCTCAACAAGCTCCGCTTCTCCGAGATCTGCTGAGGTTATCTCCCTCAGGTCGGTTATGATTTTCGCTCCACACGCCTTTGCAATCTTCTCGATATCGCTCTGCTTGACTCTCCTCACTGCAAGGATTCCAGCCTTTGCGAGGTAGTACTGGGCAAGGTCATCAATGCCCTTCTGGCAGAAGACAACGTTGGCTCCAGCCTCTGCAAGCCTGTCGACCATCTCTTTGAGCATCTTCTCCTCCTGCTCGATGAACTTCATCAGCTGGTCTGGGTCGGTGATTCTGATTTCAGCATCCGTCTCGGTCTCCTTGACCTCAAGGGCAGCCTTCAGAACTGCAATTTTCGCATTCTTCACTCTCTTGGGCATTCCCGGATGCACTACCTCCTTGTCGATGACGATGCCGTTAACGAGCTTTGTGTCTGCAACACTGCCTCCCTGCCTCTTCTCCAGCTTTATGTTGTCCTCGTCAACCTTGTAGCGGTCATCGACC
The nucleotide sequence above comes from Archaeoglobus fulgidus DSM 4304. Encoded proteins:
- a CDS encoding XTP/dITP diphosphatase; this encodes MYFITSNEGKFREVREMASKYGIEIEWLKMEYIEPQGSSLEEIARLSAEMLAEKVEGEFVIEDSGLFVEALKGFPGPYSSYVFKTIGNEGILKLMEGVENRKAYFMAVVAYFDGKEVRTFTGKVEGEISREMRGTQGFGYDPIFLYGNKTFAEMATEEKNQVSHRRKAFEEFFRWLKENKI
- the thsB gene encoding thermosome subunit beta, with product MATLQGTPVLILKEGTQRTVGRDAQRMNIMAARVIAEAVKSTLGPKGMDKMLVDSLGDVVITNDGVTILKEMDVEHPAAKMIIEVAKTQDNEVGDGTTTAVVLAGELLKKAEELLDQDIHPTVIARGYRMAANKAVEILESIAMDIDVEDEETLKKIAATAITGKHSEYALDHLSSLVVEAVKRVAEKVDDRYKVDEDNIKLEKRQGGSVADTKLVNGIVIDKEVVHPGMPKRVKNAKIAVLKAALEVKETETDAEIRITDPDQLMKFIEQEEKMLKEMVDRLAEAGANVVFCQKGIDDLAQYYLAKAGILAVRRVKQSDIEKIAKACGAKIITDLREITSADLGEAELVEERKVGDEKMVFIEGCKNPKAVTILIRGGSEHVVDEVERSLQDAIKVVKTALESGKVVAGGGAPEIEVALKIRDWAPTLGGREQLAAEAFASALEVIPRALAENSGLDPIDILVELRKAHEEGKTTYGVDVFSGEVACMKERGVLEPLKVKTQAITSATEVAIMILRIDDVIAAKGLEKEKGPEGESGGEEDSEE